In a genomic window of Dyadobacter fermentans DSM 18053:
- the dnaK gene encoding molecular chaperone DnaK, with product MGKIIGIDLGTTNSCVAVMEGNEPVVIANSEGARTTPSVVAFMDNGERKIGAPAKRQAITNPKHTISSIKRFMGKKYDDTTSEMKTVAYSVEKGPNNTPRIPIGDRLYTPQEVSAFILQKMRQTAEDYLGQEVTEAVITVPAYFNDAERQATKEAGQIAGLDVKRIINEPTAAALAYGLDKQHKDMKIAVFDLGGGTFDVSILELGDGVFEVKSTDGDTHLGGDDFDQVIINWLADEFQKDENVDLRRDPMALQRLKEAAEKAKVELSSSTQTEINLPYIFPVDGIPKHLVRTLTRAKFEQLADTLFQRMMEPCKRAMKNAGYSNSDIDEVILVGGSTRIPRVQEEVEKFFGKKPSKNVNPDEAVAVGAAIQGGVLTGEVKDVLLLDVIPLSLGIETLGGVFTKLIEANTTIPSKKTETFSTAADNQPSVEIHVLQGERPQASNNRTLGRFHLSDIPPAQRGVPQIEVTFDVDANGILHVSAKDKGTGKEQKIRIEASSGLTDAEIARMREEAKANEAADKAEREKIEKINGADSLIFSTEKQLKEYGDKLSDSNKSSIEAALAELKTAHQSQDLTAIDAASEKLNAAWQASAQEMYAQGGEQPGGQPGAGGPTGNPGAGAGNSGSTDDVTDVNFEEVK from the coding sequence ATGGGAAAAATTATTGGCATAGACTTAGGAACAACGAACTCCTGCGTGGCTGTCATGGAGGGTAACGAGCCGGTTGTAATAGCCAACAGCGAAGGTGCCCGCACTACCCCTTCCGTAGTTGCATTCATGGATAATGGTGAACGCAAAATCGGAGCACCGGCCAAACGTCAGGCGATTACGAATCCCAAGCATACTATTAGCTCCATCAAGCGTTTCATGGGTAAAAAATACGATGACACAACGTCTGAAATGAAGACCGTTGCGTACTCCGTCGAAAAAGGCCCTAACAATACCCCACGCATTCCAATCGGCGACCGCCTGTACACGCCACAGGAAGTTTCTGCATTCATTCTCCAAAAAATGAGACAAACTGCGGAAGACTATCTGGGTCAGGAAGTTACAGAAGCGGTGATCACCGTTCCTGCGTATTTTAACGATGCGGAACGCCAGGCTACCAAAGAAGCTGGTCAGATTGCCGGTCTGGATGTAAAACGTATTATCAACGAACCTACTGCTGCTGCCCTGGCTTACGGCCTCGACAAACAGCATAAGGATATGAAAATCGCCGTGTTTGACTTGGGTGGTGGTACTTTCGACGTATCTATCCTTGAACTGGGCGACGGTGTATTTGAAGTAAAATCTACCGACGGTGATACCCACCTGGGTGGTGACGACTTCGACCAGGTGATCATCAATTGGCTGGCCGACGAGTTCCAAAAGGACGAAAACGTGGACCTGCGCAGAGATCCAATGGCATTGCAGCGTTTGAAAGAAGCTGCTGAAAAAGCGAAAGTTGAATTGTCGAGCTCTACGCAGACTGAAATCAACCTGCCTTATATCTTCCCGGTAGATGGTATTCCAAAGCACTTGGTTCGCACCTTGACCCGCGCGAAATTCGAGCAATTGGCTGATACGCTCTTCCAACGCATGATGGAACCTTGCAAGAGAGCGATGAAAAACGCAGGATATTCGAACAGCGATATCGACGAGGTGATCCTCGTAGGTGGTTCGACCCGTATTCCTCGCGTACAGGAAGAAGTAGAGAAGTTCTTTGGTAAAAAACCTTCGAAAAACGTTAACCCGGACGAAGCTGTGGCCGTAGGTGCTGCAATCCAGGGTGGTGTATTGACTGGTGAAGTGAAAGACGTACTTCTTTTGGACGTAATTCCTTTGTCACTCGGTATCGAAACATTGGGTGGTGTGTTCACCAAGCTGATCGAAGCGAACACCACTATTCCATCGAAGAAAACCGAAACATTCTCAACTGCTGCTGACAACCAGCCATCTGTGGAGATCCACGTATTGCAAGGTGAGCGTCCGCAAGCTTCCAATAACCGTACACTCGGCCGTTTCCACCTTTCGGATATTCCGCCAGCACAACGCGGTGTACCTCAGATCGAAGTAACATTCGACGTGGATGCGAACGGTATCCTGCACGTATCAGCGAAAGACAAAGGAACCGGCAAAGAGCAGAAGATCCGCATCGAAGCTTCCAGCGGTTTGACCGACGCTGAAATCGCCAGAATGCGTGAAGAAGCGAAAGCAAACGAAGCTGCTGACAAAGCAGAACGTGAAAAAATCGAAAAAATCAACGGAGCTGACAGCCTGATCTTCTCGACTGAGAAACAGCTGAAAGAATATGGCGACAAACTTTCTGACAGCAACAAGTCGAGCATCGAAGCTGCATTGGCAGAGCTGAAAACCGCTCACCAATCGCAGGATCTGACCGCGATCGACGCTGCATCCGAAAAACTGAATGCGGCATGGCAAGCTTCGGCGCAGGAAATGTACGCTCAGGGCGGTGAACAGCCCGGCGGCCAGCCTGGCGCAGGCGGCCCAACCGGAAATCCGGGAGCAGGTGCCGGCAACAGCGGTTCGACTGACGACGTAACGGACGTTAATTTCGAAGAGGTAAAATAA
- a CDS encoding SDR family oxidoreductase, whose translation MNDLKFKDQVVIVTGSSSGIGKACAVHFGNNGANVVVNYSSNAEAGQEVVDQIKSNGGNAILVKADVSKEDEVKALFAETVNQFGRVDVLVSNAGLQKDAPFLEMTLEQWQKVIDVNLTGQFLACREAAKQFIAQNQSATEVTHSELAIGKIILMSSVHDVIPWAGHVNYAASKGGTMMFMKSISQELAPHKIRVNSVSPGAIKTPINQDVWSDPDKYQSLLQLIPYKRIGTSQDVAKAVAWLASDDSDYVNGETLYIDGGMTLYPEFADNG comes from the coding sequence ATGAATGATCTGAAGTTCAAAGATCAGGTCGTCATTGTGACCGGATCAAGCTCCGGGATTGGAAAAGCTTGTGCAGTGCACTTTGGAAACAACGGAGCGAATGTCGTAGTCAATTACAGTTCCAATGCGGAAGCCGGACAAGAGGTCGTCGACCAAATCAAGTCAAATGGCGGCAACGCCATTCTGGTAAAGGCCGACGTCAGCAAGGAAGATGAAGTAAAAGCGCTGTTTGCCGAAACAGTGAACCAATTCGGTCGGGTGGATGTGCTCGTAAGCAATGCGGGCCTGCAAAAGGACGCACCGTTCCTGGAAATGACATTGGAACAATGGCAAAAGGTGATCGATGTCAATCTCACCGGCCAGTTTCTTGCCTGCCGCGAAGCCGCGAAGCAATTTATTGCTCAAAACCAGTCGGCTACGGAAGTTACACACAGTGAACTCGCCATCGGAAAAATCATCCTGATGAGCTCCGTGCACGATGTGATTCCCTGGGCCGGTCACGTCAACTATGCCGCTTCTAAAGGTGGGACGATGATGTTCATGAAATCCATATCGCAGGAGCTCGCGCCCCACAAAATCCGCGTGAACTCGGTAAGTCCCGGAGCGATCAAAACACCTATTAATCAGGACGTTTGGTCCGATCCGGACAAATACCAGAGCCTTTTGCAATTGATTCCTTATAAACGGATCGGCACGTCGCAGGACGTAGCGAAGGCAGTTGCCTGGCTGGCATCCGACGATTCGGATTACGTGAATGGCGAAACGTTATATATCGACGGCGGTATGACGCTCTATCCCGAATTCGCCGATAACGGCTAA
- a CDS encoding carboxylesterase family protein, with the protein MKRIFATLTLVFTLTQSHAQSVYHFEEGLAIGPCHQYGREALYTDQLAYQLYKGTLKPQEGSVLLTDPKAGEVKWKKVKADSTHRFRGDAFSNGYVYLTYESKKEQTAILTITGQDMIFLNGVPRGGDMYRYGWMHLPVVLKKGKNEIYARVARFGRFGGITANLSFPAKAVSLSTEDLTISDIVPGFKNDSLWTGMVISNMSAKPLTGLEMRTTLAGREIKTPLPPVPAMTLRKIPVLIDGSQVANPGKNEVTMSLSQNGKEIDQVKIAIQSVEPGKQYSRTFVSGLDGSVQYYAVSPQVNGTSAEKPALFLSVHGAEVQAISQARAYKPKDWGVLVAPTNRRPRGFNWEDWGRLDALEVLGIAEKQFKPDPSRIYLTGHSMGGHGTWFLGATYPGKWAAIAPSAGYPTLAAYGSHDGVIPDSAGSPVEAMLLRASNPSNVLALTSNYKSLGVYVAHGDADRTVPVTYARQMRDILGKFHRDFSYYEHIGGEHWYGDISVDWPPLFNFFSWHSIPQDTTVTAIDFKTANPGISSRMRWAGVQQQLNALKYSHIKLTSSKKDLRIEGTTDNVALLSLDLAAFTPGSKVKIVLDGQAPITHEVKGKETIYLKNEDGWKIGGAPTMQEKNADRNGTLKDAFRNRMVLVYATGGSPEEKAWAMDKAKFDAESWYYRGNGAVDIISDKDFDPQQFKDRGVILYGNKTTNVAWDKVLKDCPVTVTNGKISVGDKQFSGADLAAYFIYPRSDSHTASVTVISGTGKLGFQAANANQYFSGGSGFPDLMIFSAEMLKGGIKEVKMAGFFGNDWSVEKGEFVTN; encoded by the coding sequence ATGAAAAGAATTTTTGCGACACTCACGCTTGTCTTTACGCTTACTCAAAGTCACGCTCAATCCGTTTACCATTTTGAAGAAGGGCTGGCCATTGGGCCGTGTCATCAGTATGGCCGAGAGGCATTGTACACCGATCAGCTCGCTTACCAACTCTACAAAGGCACGCTGAAACCGCAAGAAGGAAGCGTACTTTTGACCGACCCGAAGGCGGGTGAAGTAAAATGGAAGAAAGTAAAGGCGGACTCGACTCATCGTTTTCGTGGCGATGCGTTTTCGAATGGTTATGTTTATTTAACCTATGAATCCAAAAAGGAACAAACTGCGATCTTGACGATCACCGGCCAGGATATGATTTTCCTGAATGGCGTGCCGCGGGGAGGGGACATGTACCGTTACGGTTGGATGCATTTGCCGGTCGTGCTGAAAAAAGGTAAGAATGAAATTTACGCGCGCGTCGCCCGGTTCGGCCGTTTCGGCGGAATTACTGCCAACCTCAGCTTCCCTGCAAAAGCCGTTTCGCTCAGCACGGAGGATTTGACGATCTCTGATATCGTGCCGGGTTTCAAAAACGATTCACTCTGGACTGGAATGGTCATTTCAAATATGTCGGCGAAACCGCTGACCGGTCTGGAAATGCGGACGACGCTGGCTGGACGAGAAATCAAGACGCCGCTTCCCCCGGTTCCCGCGATGACATTGCGCAAAATTCCGGTGCTCATTGATGGAAGCCAGGTAGCCAATCCCGGGAAAAATGAGGTGACGATGAGCTTGTCACAAAATGGAAAGGAGATTGATCAGGTAAAAATCGCGATACAATCTGTTGAGCCAGGCAAACAATACAGCCGGACATTTGTGAGCGGACTTGATGGCAGCGTTCAATATTACGCAGTTTCACCACAAGTCAATGGCACTTCGGCAGAGAAACCGGCATTGTTTCTTTCAGTTCACGGAGCTGAGGTTCAGGCGATTAGTCAGGCGAGAGCTTATAAACCGAAAGATTGGGGCGTACTGGTAGCGCCTACCAACCGCCGGCCGCGCGGGTTCAACTGGGAAGATTGGGGCAGGCTCGATGCGCTGGAAGTACTGGGTATAGCTGAAAAACAGTTCAAGCCTGATCCTTCGCGTATATACCTTACCGGCCATTCGATGGGCGGGCATGGAACGTGGTTTCTTGGCGCGACTTATCCGGGCAAATGGGCTGCCATTGCCCCTTCCGCCGGTTACCCTACGCTGGCGGCGTATGGCTCGCACGACGGCGTAATCCCCGATAGCGCGGGTTCGCCGGTTGAGGCTATGTTGCTGAGAGCCAGCAATCCAAGCAATGTATTGGCATTGACTTCCAACTACAAAAGCCTTGGCGTGTACGTTGCCCACGGCGACGCGGACAGGACGGTGCCGGTGACTTATGCGCGCCAGATGCGCGATATTCTCGGGAAGTTCCACCGCGATTTCAGTTATTATGAGCACATTGGAGGAGAGCACTGGTATGGCGACATCAGCGTGGACTGGCCGCCGCTTTTCAATTTTTTCAGCTGGCATTCGATTCCTCAAGATACCACGGTTACTGCAATCGACTTTAAAACCGCCAACCCGGGGATTTCCTCGCGCATGCGCTGGGCGGGTGTGCAGCAGCAGCTTAATGCATTGAAATACAGTCACATTAAACTAACGAGCAGCAAAAAAGACCTTCGCATTGAAGGAACGACCGATAATGTTGCGTTGCTTTCGCTGGACCTGGCAGCTTTTACTCCTGGGTCGAAAGTGAAAATTGTACTGGATGGTCAAGCTCCGATAACGCATGAAGTGAAAGGCAAAGAAACCATTTACCTTAAAAATGAGGATGGATGGAAAATCGGTGGCGCTCCGACGATGCAGGAAAAGAATGCCGATCGGAATGGCACTTTGAAAGATGCATTCAGAAACCGAATGGTGTTAGTGTACGCGACGGGCGGATCGCCGGAGGAAAAGGCATGGGCCATGGATAAGGCGAAGTTCGACGCCGAGTCGTGGTACTATCGCGGCAATGGGGCGGTGGATATTATTTCGGACAAAGACTTTGATCCACAGCAGTTTAAAGATAGAGGTGTGATTTTGTACGGTAATAAGACCACGAATGTAGCCTGGGATAAAGTCTTAAAAGACTGCCCGGTTACTGTAACGAACGGCAAAATCAGCGTGGGTGATAAGCAGTTTTCAGGTGCTGATCTGGCTGCGTATTTTATCTATCCAAGGTCGGACAGCCACACTGCGTCGGTAACGGTGATTTCCGGAACCGGCAAGCTGGGTTTTCAGGCCGCCAATGCGAATCAGTATTTCAGCGGTGGCAGCGGGTTTCCCGACCTGATGATTTTCTCCGCGGAGATGTTGAAGGGCGGCATTAAGGAAGTGAAAATGGCCGGATTCTTTGGAAACGACTGGTCCGTAGAAAAAGGAGAATTTGTAACAAATTGA
- a CDS encoding VanZ family protein, whose product MLQSAVRFIAQCQWIIWLWSFLILVACTWPGKDLPAAPVLGFDKIVHSGLFTVWAILALIIYPQKSRLVVGLGMAYGLGLEFYQQLLPFDRTFDWWDAVADAAGVLIGYLFTKLVLKN is encoded by the coding sequence ATGTTACAATCAGCTGTCCGCTTTATCGCTCAATGTCAATGGATTATTTGGTTATGGAGCTTTTTGATCTTGGTTGCGTGCACATGGCCGGGCAAAGACTTGCCTGCCGCACCCGTCTTAGGTTTTGATAAAATTGTCCACTCGGGACTCTTTACAGTATGGGCGATTCTCGCGCTGATTATTTACCCTCAAAAAAGCCGGTTGGTGGTAGGATTGGGAATGGCTTACGGGCTTGGACTGGAATTTTACCAGCAGCTTCTGCCATTCGACCGCACTTTTGACTGGTGGGACGCAGTGGCAGATGCTGCTGGTGTGTTAATCGGTTATCTTTTTACAAAGCTGGTTCTGAAAAATTAG